The proteins below come from a single Poecilia reticulata strain Guanapo linkage group LG5, Guppy_female_1.0+MT, whole genome shotgun sequence genomic window:
- the LOC103464960 gene encoding cytokine-like protein 1, with protein sequence MRLGLTALLCFFSVVLQCDCTPATCYSRALSLSKEIMTLLDKIHIFYRTKACAEVLPVIHIDVHNACITNKLRDFLYVVLNHPSQSCREKPRMVVLKRKTQNLYSIITRICYRDLVFFTDDCEAIDTGRSSPNLAEDRLQLLQEDR encoded by the exons ATGAGGCTGGGACTGACGGCTCTCCTCTGCTTCTTCAGCGTCGTGCTTCAGTGCGACTGCACTCCTGCGACCTGCTACTCCAGAGCGCTTAGCCTGAGCAAAGAGATCATGACCCTGCTGGACAAGATCCACATTTTCTACCGTACC AAAGCGTGTGCTGAAGTTCTACCTGTCATCCACATTGATGTCCAT AACGCATGCATCACCAACAAACTGCGTGACTTTCTCTACGTGGTGCTGAACCATCCCAGCCAGAGCTGCAGGGAGAAGCCCAGAATGGTCGTGTTGAAGCGGAAAACCCAGAACCTGTACAGCATCATCACCAGAATCTGTTACCGA GACCTGGTGTTTTTCACAGACGACTGTGAGGCCATCGACACCGGACGCAGCAGCCCAAACCTGGCTGAAGacagactgcagctgctgcaagAGGACAGATGA